A section of the Bacillus pumilus genome encodes:
- the sspO gene encoding small acid-soluble spore protein O, with amino-acid sequence MTKRKANHVINGMNAAKSQGNGAGYIEDDQLVLTEEQRQNNKKRKKNQ; translated from the coding sequence ATGACAAAACGTAAAGCCAATCATGTGATTAACGGCATGAACGCAGCCAAAAGCCAAGGAAATGGTGCAGGCTATATTGAAGATGATCAGCTCGTTTTAACAGAAGAACAAAGACAAAACAATAAAAAACGTAAAAAAAATCAATAA
- the sirA gene encoding sporulation inhibitor of replication protein SirA — MERHYYIYWIEDEFAHHYFGRESILFHLFESLHWTNRTEDELVMLVKQVDYVTKRIPAFHMHQRLMNNLTNIHYTQIGSIYSASLPDGKGTAAFIIKDRYIQMSATGSYEAEAVFFEVLRKISPCFLAMDFGSKKHGWLNPVKVRNFV; from the coding sequence ATGGAACGCCATTATTATATTTATTGGATTGAGGATGAATTTGCGCATCATTATTTTGGTAGAGAATCAATTTTGTTTCATTTGTTTGAGTCGTTACACTGGACGAATCGCACGGAAGATGAATTGGTGATGCTTGTGAAACAAGTGGATTACGTGACGAAACGAATCCCTGCTTTTCATATGCACCAGCGATTAATGAACAACTTAACGAATATTCACTATACACAAATTGGCTCGATATACAGCGCTTCCTTACCTGATGGAAAAGGAACGGCTGCATTTATCATAAAAGATCGCTATATCCAAATGTCTGCCACCGGCAGTTATGAAGCAGAAGCAGTGTTTTTTGAAGTGCTGAGAAAAATTAGTCCTTGCTTCCTTGCGATGGACTTCGGTTCAAAGAAGCACGGGTGGCTCAATCCGGTAAAAGTGAGGAATTTTGTTTAA
- a CDS encoding HesB/YadR/YfhF family protein, with translation MKLTIKEDALNWYKDELDLEKGDQVRFFVRYGGCSNVQKGFSLGVAKDEPQNAGATAEIEGITFFVEESDMWYFDNHDLHIDYNESVKEPEFHYE, from the coding sequence TTGAAATTAACGATTAAAGAAGATGCACTCAATTGGTACAAGGATGAATTAGATTTAGAAAAAGGTGATCAAGTTCGCTTTTTTGTGAGATATGGCGGGTGCAGTAATGTACAAAAAGGCTTTTCTCTCGGCGTCGCAAAAGATGAACCTCAAAATGCAGGCGCAACCGCTGAAATAGAAGGTATTACTTTCTTCGTGGAAGAAAGTGATATGTGGTATTTTGACAACCATGATCTGCATATTGATTATAACGAGTCTGTAAAAGAACCAGAATTTCATTATGAATAA
- a CDS encoding CoA-binding protein, with product MNHPSKQEIGRILKSSKRIAVVGLSDQPHRTSYMVSKAMQDAGYEIIPVNPTIDEALGVKAVASLKEIKEPVDIVNVFRRSEFLPEVAEEFLEIDAPVFWAQQGIYHEEAKRLIEENGKVAIMDLCIKVAHAMTKTH from the coding sequence ATGAATCATCCTTCGAAACAAGAAATTGGTCGTATTTTAAAGAGCAGTAAACGAATTGCTGTTGTTGGATTATCAGATCAGCCGCACCGAACGTCATATATGGTATCTAAAGCGATGCAGGATGCCGGTTATGAGATCATTCCGGTGAATCCAACGATCGATGAAGCACTTGGTGTGAAAGCAGTCGCTTCACTAAAAGAGATCAAAGAGCCTGTTGATATCGTGAATGTTTTCAGACGTTCAGAGTTTTTGCCCGAAGTGGCAGAAGAATTTCTTGAAATCGACGCACCTGTTTTTTGGGCGCAGCAAGGCATCTATCACGAAGAAGCGAAAAGGCTAATTGAGGAAAATGGCAAGGTTGCCATCATGGATTTATGTATCAAGGTAGCTCATGCAATGACAAAAACTCATTAA
- a CDS encoding CcdC family protein, with translation MMVLISSIIAVCMAVAVMFIRIKSSAKPATAKKIILPPIFMSTGALMFFVPMFQVTGAEFLEAITVGMFFSIFLIKTSKFEIRGNEIYLKRSKAFVFILIGLLVLRIGMKTILSSSIDYGSLSGMFWILAFGMIVPWRVAMYLSFRKMSKQLDPQQVQMN, from the coding sequence ATGATGGTCTTAATCTCTTCTATAATTGCGGTATGTATGGCGGTAGCTGTTATGTTTATTCGCATTAAGTCATCTGCAAAACCGGCAACTGCGAAAAAAATTATATTACCTCCTATTTTCATGAGCACTGGTGCATTGATGTTTTTTGTTCCAATGTTTCAGGTAACTGGGGCTGAATTTCTCGAGGCAATCACAGTGGGGATGTTTTTCTCCATCTTTTTAATCAAAACATCAAAGTTTGAAATTAGAGGGAATGAGATTTACTTAAAGCGGTCAAAAGCATTTGTGTTTATTCTCATTGGACTTCTTGTTCTTCGTATCGGAATGAAGACGATCCTGAGTTCTTCTATTGATTATGGCTCTCTAAGCGGAATGTTTTGGATACTTGCCTTTGGCATGATTGTGCCTTGGCGCGTTGCCATGTATTTGTCGTTTAGAAAGATGTCTAAGCAATTAGATCCACAACAGGTTCAAATGAATTAA
- a CDS encoding FbpB family small basic protein, which produces MRRRKRRTFEELVLENKKELLSNEEFLNQLEEKLEERFRQK; this is translated from the coding sequence ATGAGAAGAAGAAAACGACGTACATTTGAAGAGCTTGTACTTGAAAATAAAAAAGAATTATTAAGCAATGAGGAATTTTTAAACCAGCTTGAAGAAAAGTTGGAAGAGCGTTTTAGACAGAAATAA
- the plsY gene encoding glycerol-3-phosphate 1-O-acyltransferase PlsY, with translation MLIALMFILAYLLGSIPSGLIVGKAAKGIDIREHGSGNLGATNAFRTLGVKAGSIVISADILKGTLASALPFFMQLDIHPLLAGVAAVIGHSFPIFAKFKGGKAVATSGGVLLFYAPFLFITMIAAFFLFLYISKYVSLSSMLTGIYTFIYSIFTKDVFLIIVVAVLAGFVIYRHIANLKRILNKTEPKIKWL, from the coding sequence ATGTTAATTGCTTTGATGTTTATTTTGGCTTATCTTCTCGGCAGTATTCCATCCGGTCTCATTGTCGGGAAAGCTGCAAAGGGTATTGATATCCGTGAACATGGTAGCGGCAACCTAGGTGCGACGAATGCATTTCGTACGCTTGGCGTAAAAGCAGGGTCTATTGTTATTTCTGCTGATATTTTAAAAGGGACTCTCGCTTCTGCTTTACCGTTTTTCATGCAACTGGACATTCATCCCTTATTAGCGGGGGTTGCTGCTGTTATCGGTCACAGCTTTCCTATCTTTGCAAAATTTAAAGGGGGAAAAGCAGTCGCTACATCTGGCGGCGTGTTATTATTTTATGCCCCATTCTTATTTATCACGATGATCGCTGCTTTTTTCTTATTTTTATACATTAGTAAATATGTTTCATTATCATCTATGCTGACCGGCATCTATACATTCATTTACAGCATATTCACCAAAGACGTATTTTTAATCATTGTTGTTGCCGTTCTTGCTGGTTTTGTGATCTACAGACACATCGCCAACCTCAAACGAATCCTCAACAAAACTGAACCGAAAATCAAATGGCTCTAG
- a CDS encoding acid-soluble spore protein N, with product MGREHDKQAQFTPDHLGTKSVAYKRNKGKKMHNKSNEQPDVIQTKGE from the coding sequence ATGGGTAGAGAGCATGATAAACAAGCGCAGTTTACACCAGACCATTTAGGGACAAAATCTGTCGCATACAAACGCAATAAAGGTAAAAAGATGCATAATAAATCAAATGAACAGCCTGATGTGATCCAGACGAAGGGCGAATAA
- the tlp gene encoding small acid-soluble spore protein Tlp, which produces MNEKSYQSNPDDRSDNVEKLQDMIENTLDNIDESEAAMALSTDQEKQMIKQKNENRKMSIDAMRSEIKDEEAARKNGYTE; this is translated from the coding sequence ATGAATGAAAAGTCATATCAATCCAATCCAGATGATCGTTCTGATAATGTTGAAAAGCTGCAAGATATGATCGAAAACACCCTTGACAATATCGATGAATCTGAAGCAGCGATGGCCCTTTCGACAGATCAAGAAAAACAGATGATCAAGCAAAAAAATGAAAATCGAAAAATGAGCATTGATGCTATGCGTTCGGAGATTAAGGACGAAGAAGCAGCAAGAAAAAATGGCTATACTGAATAA
- a CDS encoding aspartyl-phosphate phosphatase Spo0E family protein translates to MTLVKTSLLTQIEEKREELMKVVLHNGMTSTVTIEHSQQLDHLLLQYQRHLHSNSAN, encoded by the coding sequence ATGACTTTGGTAAAAACATCATTATTAACTCAAATCGAAGAAAAAAGAGAAGAGCTGATGAAAGTTGTCTTGCACAATGGGATGACATCAACAGTGACCATCGAACATAGCCAGCAGCTAGATCATCTCCTCTTACAATATCAACGACACTTACACTCAAACTCAGCCAACTAA
- a CDS encoding YneF family protein, giving the protein MDLWVVILVGVVALLAGVALGFFIARKYMMSYLKKNPPINEQMLRMMMMQMGMKPSQKKINQMMKAMNNQAK; this is encoded by the coding sequence ATGGATTTATGGGTTGTCATCCTTGTAGGCGTTGTTGCACTGCTTGCAGGAGTTGCACTCGGATTCTTTATTGCTCGTAAGTATATGATGAGCTACTTGAAAAAGAATCCACCAATTAATGAACAAATGCTTCGAATGATGATGATGCAAATGGGCATGAAACCGTCCCAGAAGAAAATCAATCAAATGATGAAAGCCATGAACAACCAAGCGAAATAA
- the acnA gene encoding aconitate hydratase AcnA, whose protein sequence is MSKQQQVAKQDAFQSRKTFSTNGKTYHYYSLEALEKQGIGNVSKLPYSIKVLLESVLRQVDGRVIKKEHVENLAKWGTAEVKEIDVPFKPSRVILQDFTGVPAVVDLASLRKAMADVGGDPDKINPEIPVDLVIDHSVQVDKAGTEDALNINMDLEFERNAERYNFLSWAKKAFNNYQAVPPATGIVHQVNLEYLASVVHAIEEDGEIITYPDTLVGTDSHTTMINGIGVLGWGVGGIEAEAGMLGQPSYFPVPEVIGAKLVGELPNGTTATDLALKVTQVLREKGVVNKFVEFFGPGVAQLPLADRATIANMAPEYGATCGFFPVDEEALAYLRLTGRDEEQINIVEEYSRANGLFYTPDAEEPIFTDVVEIDLSQIESNLSGPKRPQDLIPLSKMKETFHEHIESPAGNQGFGLEKSELDKQIEFDLANGEKAVMKTGAIAIAAITSCTNTSNPYVLIGAGLVAKKASELGMKVPNYVKTSLAPGSKVVTGYLVNSGLLPYLRDLGFNIVGYGCTTCIGNSGPLAQEIEDAVSENDLLITSVLSGNRNFEGRIHPLVKGNYLASPPLVVAYALAGTVNIDLTKDPIGVDKNGENVYFNDIWPSMDEINSVVKSTVTPELFRSEYETVFDNNERWNEIKTTDDALYKWDENSTYIDNPPFFENLSVEPGKVEPLKGLRVVAKFGDSVTTDHISPAGAIGKDTPAGKYLQERGVSPRDFNSYGSRRGNHHVMMRGTFANIRIKNQIAPGTEGGYTTYWPTGEVTSIYDACMRYKEDGTGLAILAGKDYGMGSSRDWAAKGTNLLGIKFVLAESFERIHRSNLVFMGVLPLQFKDGESAETYGLTGTETFEVHVDETVRPRDLVTVKAIDTDGNEKTFEVVVRFDSEVEIDYYRHGGILQMVLREKLASN, encoded by the coding sequence ATGTCGAAACAGCAGCAAGTCGCTAAACAAGACGCTTTTCAATCTAGAAAAACGTTTTCGACAAATGGGAAAACGTATCACTATTATTCGTTAGAAGCACTAGAGAAACAAGGAATTGGAAATGTTTCTAAGCTGCCTTATTCCATTAAGGTACTTTTAGAATCAGTGCTTCGCCAAGTAGACGGTAGAGTGATCAAAAAGGAACACGTTGAAAACTTGGCAAAATGGGGAACTGCCGAGGTCAAAGAAATCGATGTTCCATTCAAACCTTCTCGTGTTATTTTACAAGACTTCACGGGTGTACCAGCCGTCGTTGACCTTGCTTCTTTAAGAAAAGCAATGGCAGATGTAGGTGGGGATCCGGATAAAATCAACCCTGAAATTCCAGTTGACCTTGTCATTGACCACTCAGTACAAGTTGATAAAGCTGGAACTGAAGATGCATTAAACATTAACATGGATTTAGAATTCGAACGTAACGCAGAGCGTTATAACTTCCTTAGCTGGGCAAAGAAAGCGTTTAATAATTATCAAGCTGTTCCGCCTGCAACAGGAATTGTTCACCAAGTAAACTTAGAGTACCTTGCAAGTGTTGTTCATGCGATTGAAGAAGATGGCGAGATCATCACTTATCCAGATACATTGGTTGGTACTGACTCTCATACAACCATGATCAATGGGATCGGCGTACTTGGATGGGGCGTTGGTGGTATTGAAGCGGAAGCTGGTATGCTAGGTCAGCCTTCATACTTCCCAGTACCAGAAGTCATTGGTGCTAAATTAGTTGGAGAGCTTCCAAACGGAACGACTGCAACTGACCTTGCACTAAAAGTGACACAAGTTCTTCGTGAAAAAGGCGTAGTGAACAAATTTGTTGAATTCTTCGGACCAGGCGTTGCACAGCTGCCGTTAGCGGATCGTGCAACGATTGCGAACATGGCGCCTGAATACGGGGCTACTTGCGGATTCTTCCCAGTAGATGAGGAAGCTCTTGCTTACCTTCGCCTGACTGGACGCGATGAAGAGCAAATTAATATCGTTGAAGAATATTCTCGCGCAAATGGCTTATTCTATACGCCAGATGCAGAAGAGCCAATTTTTACGGATGTTGTGGAAATTGATCTTTCTCAAATTGAATCAAACTTATCTGGTCCAAAGCGTCCACAAGATTTGATTCCACTTTCTAAAATGAAAGAGACTTTCCATGAGCACATTGAAAGCCCAGCTGGTAACCAAGGGTTTGGCTTAGAAAAATCAGAGCTGGATAAACAAATTGAATTTGATCTAGCAAATGGTGAAAAAGCTGTGATGAAGACAGGTGCAATTGCGATTGCAGCGATTACGAGCTGTACGAATACATCGAACCCATACGTCTTAATCGGAGCAGGTCTTGTTGCGAAGAAAGCAAGTGAGCTTGGTATGAAGGTGCCAAACTACGTGAAAACGTCACTAGCACCAGGTTCTAAGGTTGTGACAGGGTACCTCGTGAACTCAGGACTTCTTCCATACTTAAGAGACCTCGGGTTTAATATCGTTGGGTATGGCTGTACAACATGTATCGGAAACTCAGGACCGCTTGCACAAGAAATTGAGGATGCTGTCTCTGAAAATGATCTGCTGATCACTTCTGTTTTATCAGGTAACCGTAACTTTGAAGGACGTATCCATCCGCTTGTGAAAGGAAACTACCTTGCATCTCCACCATTAGTTGTGGCGTATGCACTTGCTGGTACGGTCAATATCGATTTAACAAAAGATCCTATCGGTGTGGACAAAAATGGTGAGAACGTTTATTTCAATGACATTTGGCCATCAATGGACGAAATCAACAGTGTCGTGAAAAGCACAGTTACACCTGAACTCTTCCGTTCAGAGTATGAAACTGTTTTTGACAACAATGAGCGCTGGAATGAAATTAAAACGACGGATGATGCATTGTACAAATGGGATGAAAATTCCACATACATTGATAACCCGCCATTCTTTGAAAACCTATCAGTTGAACCTGGTAAGGTTGAACCGCTTAAAGGCTTGCGCGTCGTTGCCAAGTTCGGTGACTCTGTGACGACTGACCATATTTCTCCAGCTGGAGCAATTGGTAAAGACACACCTGCGGGTAAATACTTGCAAGAAAGAGGCGTATCGCCTAGAGACTTTAACTCATACGGATCTCGCCGTGGTAACCACCATGTCATGATGAGAGGTACTTTTGCAAACATCCGTATTAAGAACCAAATCGCACCAGGAACAGAAGGCGGATATACAACTTATTGGCCAACTGGTGAAGTAACATCCATTTATGATGCATGCATGCGTTATAAAGAAGATGGTACCGGTCTTGCGATCTTAGCAGGTAAAGACTACGGAATGGGTTCTTCACGTGACTGGGCTGCAAAAGGAACAAACCTTCTTGGAATTAAATTTGTTCTAGCTGAAAGCTTTGAGCGTATCCACAGAAGTAACCTTGTCTTCATGGGTGTACTTCCTTTACAGTTTAAAGACGGAGAAAGTGCAGAAACTTATGGTCTAACAGGAACAGAAACATTTGAAGTTCATGTTGATGAAACTGTTCGTCCACGTGATCTTGTCACTGTCAAAGCAATTGATACAGATGGCAATGAGAAAACATTTGAAGTGGTTGTTCGTTTTGATAGTGAAGTCGAAATTGACTACTATCGTCATGGCGGTATCCTTCAAATGGTACTTCGTGAAAAATTGGCAAGCAACTAA
- a CDS encoding small acid-soluble spore protein P, with amino-acid sequence MTNKNTGKDIRQNSPKEHQSGQPEPLSGSKKVKNRNHTRQKHNSHHDM; translated from the coding sequence ATGACGAATAAAAACACAGGAAAAGACATCCGTCAAAACTCGCCTAAAGAACATCAAAGCGGACAGCCTGAGCCCTTATCAGGCAGTAAAAAAGTGAAGAACCGTAACCATACAAGACAAAAGCACAATTCTCATCACGATATGTAA
- a CDS encoding cytochrome c biogenesis CcdA family protein: protein MTDLNFFLAFGAGFLSFISPCCLPLYPAFLSYITGVSMDEVKSEKVMLRRRSLLHTLFFLVGFSIIFIAIGFGTSFVGKFFDDYHQAIRQVGAILIIFFGFMTLGVFQPSFLMGEKRMQFKNRPAGFFGSILIGMGFAAGWTPCTGPILSAVIALASNNPESAVPYMIAYVLGFAVPFFILSFFITKMAWIRKRQQLIMKIGGIIMIVVGLLLFFDLLTWIIIMFSSLFGGFTGF, encoded by the coding sequence TTGACAGATTTGAATTTCTTTTTAGCCTTTGGAGCAGGGTTCCTTTCTTTTATCTCACCATGCTGTCTGCCGCTTTATCCAGCCTTTTTATCTTATATTACGGGTGTTAGTATGGATGAAGTGAAATCTGAGAAGGTGATGCTGAGAAGAAGAAGTCTACTTCATACTTTATTCTTTTTAGTTGGGTTCTCTATTATCTTTATTGCGATTGGCTTTGGGACATCGTTTGTTGGGAAGTTTTTTGATGATTACCATCAAGCCATTCGTCAGGTTGGAGCCATTCTTATTATTTTCTTTGGCTTTATGACGCTCGGGGTATTTCAGCCTTCATTCCTCATGGGAGAAAAGAGAATGCAGTTCAAAAACCGACCTGCGGGTTTTTTTGGGTCGATTCTCATCGGAATGGGCTTTGCCGCTGGATGGACACCTTGTACAGGACCAATTTTATCTGCCGTTATCGCGCTTGCTAGTAACAATCCAGAGTCGGCTGTGCCTTATATGATTGCATATGTCCTTGGCTTTGCCGTCCCGTTTTTTATTCTATCTTTCTTCATCACGAAAATGGCATGGATCAGAAAGCGTCAGCAGCTTATCATGAAAATTGGTGGGATCATTATGATTGTGGTAGGGTTATTGCTGTTCTTTGATCTTCTCACATGGATTATCATCATGTTCTCTTCCTTATTTGGCGGATTTACTGGCTTTTGA
- a CDS encoding DUF2621 domain-containing protein, with protein MLSGWFLWFILFWGTVMIGLLAIGGFFMFRKFLKRLPKEDGKSELDWQDEYIQKSLHLWREEDKQLLNELVLPVPELFRDVAKEKIAGKIGELALKEQAASINLDLIIRGYIIATPKRDHKFLLKRLQEKNIDHTPYEALLK; from the coding sequence ATGTTAAGCGGCTGGTTTTTGTGGTTCATTTTATTTTGGGGTACGGTGATGATCGGATTACTCGCAATCGGTGGCTTTTTTATGTTTCGCAAATTTCTAAAACGATTGCCGAAGGAAGATGGGAAATCAGAGCTTGATTGGCAGGATGAATATATTCAAAAGAGCCTCCATTTATGGCGGGAAGAAGACAAACAGCTTTTAAATGAACTTGTCTTACCTGTTCCAGAGCTGTTTAGAGATGTCGCCAAAGAAAAAATTGCAGGAAAAATTGGCGAGTTGGCATTAAAAGAACAAGCTGCCAGCATTAATTTAGACTTAATCATTCGCGGCTATATTATCGCTACACCAAAGCGTGATCATAAGTTTTTATTGAAGCGCCTTCAAGAAAAAAACATCGATCATACGCCATATGAAGCATTATTAAAATAA
- a CDS encoding TlpA family protein disulfide reductase: protein MWKKGIASAVLLLLIGLLVWNLLEPKEPAIGLENGDQAPDFELKTLDGQTASLSDYQGKKVLVNFWATWCKPCRTEMPDLDAIRSEYDQVEVLAVNLTTTEKSVDHVAAFADELKLSFPILLDQKGIQARYQVLSYPTTYILDEKGRIMSVKHQMLTKKEIEQELDL from the coding sequence ATGTGGAAAAAAGGAATAGCAAGCGCTGTTTTACTTTTGTTGATTGGTTTACTTGTGTGGAATTTACTTGAACCAAAAGAGCCCGCAATCGGTCTTGAAAATGGGGATCAAGCCCCTGATTTTGAACTGAAAACCCTAGACGGTCAAACGGCCTCGTTATCTGATTATCAAGGGAAAAAGGTGCTCGTCAATTTTTGGGCGACATGGTGTAAGCCATGCAGGACAGAAATGCCGGATCTAGACGCAATTAGAAGCGAATATGATCAAGTCGAAGTACTTGCAGTGAATTTGACGACCACTGAAAAAAGTGTAGATCATGTTGCAGCATTTGCAGATGAATTAAAGCTGAGTTTTCCTATTTTATTGGATCAAAAAGGCATTCAAGCACGATATCAAGTGCTTTCTTACCCCACGACATACATATTAGATGAAAAAGGACGTATCATGTCTGTGAAGCATCAAATGCTGACAAAAAAAGAAATTGAGCAAGAGCTGGATCTATAA
- a CDS encoding acyl-CoA thioesterase encodes MYVSKKEIEVRYAETDQMGIVYHANYLIWMEVGRTALIKELGFSYAQLEAEGALAPVIDLQVKYKKPLLYGETATVHTWIEEYNGLKTVYGYEIQKPDGQTAITGTTSHICVDKDTFRPIQFRKAFPAWHKVYEQSKKQV; translated from the coding sequence GTGTATGTATCTAAAAAAGAAATAGAAGTCCGTTATGCGGAAACAGACCAAATGGGCATTGTGTATCATGCCAATTATTTAATCTGGATGGAAGTCGGCAGAACAGCCCTGATTAAAGAATTAGGATTTTCCTATGCACAGCTAGAAGCAGAAGGCGCTCTTGCACCCGTTATAGATTTGCAGGTGAAATATAAAAAACCACTCCTGTACGGTGAAACAGCAACAGTTCATACTTGGATTGAAGAATACAATGGACTCAAAACGGTATATGGTTACGAAATTCAAAAGCCTGATGGACAAACAGCGATTACAGGGACAACCTCGCATATTTGTGTAGATAAAGATACCTTTAGACCGATTCAATTTAGAAAAGCATTTCCTGCCTGGCACAAAGTATATGAACAGTCGAAGAAGCAGGTTTAA
- a CDS encoding Hsp20/alpha crystallin family protein gives MENEKQSNSSDFLEIDDWLNVLMDDPFAWYDEHLPIDLYETSRDYIVEIDVSTLSITDVKLTFAGHELTLTYTVQKPNDQGDQPIGKSVMLPFCLNDKEIETEYENRIISIRIKKSSDHSSGAFFSNPAFQTLRAHLHLVGSLPFVSSQYLLRTTMAK, from the coding sequence ATGGAGAATGAAAAGCAATCGAATTCCTCTGATTTTCTTGAAATAGACGATTGGCTCAATGTTTTAATGGACGATCCATTTGCCTGGTATGATGAACACCTCCCAATTGACCTTTATGAAACAAGCCGTGATTATATTGTTGAGATTGATGTCTCTACTCTGTCGATCACTGATGTAAAGCTGACCTTCGCTGGACATGAGCTCACTCTCACTTACACTGTACAAAAGCCAAATGATCAAGGCGACCAGCCAATTGGAAAAAGTGTCATGCTCCCTTTTTGCTTGAACGACAAAGAGATTGAAACAGAATACGAAAACCGAATCATTTCGATAAGAATTAAAAAAAGTTCTGACCATTCAAGCGGTGCATTCTTTTCAAATCCCGCATTTCAAACATTAAGAGCCCACCTTCATTTGGTGGGCTCTCTTCCGTTCGTGTCAAGTCAATACCTTTTGCGAACCACCATGGCCAAATAG